The following are from one region of the Bacteroidetes bacterium GWF2_43_63 genome:
- a CDS encoding crossover junction endodeoxyribonuclease RuvC encodes MNSEQLILGIDPGTNIMGYCLLKYDGRNYSIQDIGCLRLSKCETHLDKLRGIVEFTSQFLNKYKPQVMAIEEPFFGKNVQSMLKLGRAQGSIMSVAMQHGIEIVEITPRRVKQAITGKGSASKEQVAAMVAHITGYDISELNTDATDAAAIAISYTLQKIKTGSPSSSRKNKSSSWDQFLRENPNKILK; translated from the coding sequence ATGAATTCAGAACAGCTGATTCTTGGGATCGACCCGGGGACCAATATTATGGGATATTGCCTGTTGAAGTATGATGGGCGAAATTATTCCATTCAGGACATTGGTTGTCTGCGTTTGTCAAAATGTGAAACCCATCTCGATAAACTACGTGGAATTGTAGAATTCACTTCTCAATTTCTCAATAAATACAAGCCTCAGGTAATGGCTATTGAGGAACCTTTTTTCGGGAAGAATGTTCAATCCATGCTAAAACTGGGGCGGGCCCAGGGCTCGATAATGTCGGTTGCAATGCAGCACGGTATTGAAATCGTTGAAATCACCCCGCGTCGCGTAAAGCAGGCAATAACTGGAAAAGGCTCTGCCTCTAAGGAGCAGGTCGCCGCTATGGTCGCCCATATTACCGGATACGATATTTCGGAACTCAACACCGACGCCACCGACGCAGCTGCCATTGCAATTTCTTATACTTTGCAGAAAATTAAAACCGGATCCCCTTCTTCATCAAGGAAGAATAAAAGCAGCTCCTGGGATCAGTTTCTGCGAGAAAATCCCAATAAGATTCTTAAATAA
- a CDS encoding HIT family hydrolase codes for MASVFSKIIAREIPAHIVAETASCIAFLDISPLNYGHTLVVPKTEVDHIFDLEPAALADLMGFAQKVSKAIQKGGWGKRVGVAVIGLEVPHAHIHLVPISGMRDIEFSKEKLKLSNEELHTIAEQIRGNFI; via the coding sequence ATGGCTTCTGTTTTTTCAAAGATTATTGCACGTGAAATTCCGGCCCACATCGTTGCGGAAACCGCTTCCTGCATTGCCTTTCTTGATATTAGTCCGTTGAATTACGGACACACACTGGTTGTGCCCAAAACTGAAGTTGATCATATCTTCGATCTTGAACCTGCGGCATTGGCAGATCTGATGGGTTTTGCGCAAAAAGTGTCCAAAGCCATTCAAAAAGGTGGTTGGGGCAAAAGGGTTGGTGTAGCTGTTATTGGACTTGAAGTTCCACATGCGCATATTCACCTGGTGCCTATAAGTGGCATGCGTGACATTGAGTTCTCGAAAGAAAAGCTGAAGCTGTCAAACGAGGAATTGCACACGATTGCAGAACAAATCCGCGGCAATTTTATTTAA
- a CDS encoding transcription elongation factor GreA, with amino-acid sequence MAKQTYITKEGLEKLKADLNQLMSVERPKISKQIAEARDKGDLSENAEYDAAKDAQGMLELKISHLQEIVSNSRIIDESKLDNSKVRILSTVTLENKKTKQKMTYTLVPDQEADLKAGKLSVNSPIAQALLGKKVGESADVTVPAGIISIKLLEIN; translated from the coding sequence ATGGCGAAGCAGACTTACATTACCAAGGAAGGGCTCGAAAAGCTGAAAGCCGATCTTAATCAATTGATGAGTGTCGAAAGGCCAAAGATTTCGAAGCAGATTGCCGAAGCCCGCGACAAAGGTGACTTGTCGGAAAATGCTGAGTATGATGCAGCAAAAGATGCGCAGGGAATGCTGGAACTGAAGATTTCCCATTTGCAGGAAATAGTCAGCAATAGCAGAATTATTGATGAGTCAAAACTTGACAATTCAAAAGTTCGTATTCTTTCAACTGTGACTCTTGAAAACAAAAAGACAAAGCAGAAAATGACTTACACGCTGGTACCTGATCAGGAAGCTGATCTGAAAGCCGGAAAGTTGTCAGTAAACAGTCCAATCGCTCAGGCTTTACTCGGAAAAAAGGTTGGAGAATCTGCTGATGTTACAGTCCCTGCGGGTATTATCAGTATTAAACTGCTTGAAATTAACTAA